gacttttcatcttaactggtatacattttagccatgttattgttggagctatccttgtattcttcactcaaagtatctatagttctttagttacttacatgcctacaagctctataatgctaagcaaatctaaaggtatgttatgcaagatctttacagaaccattcactattttatatctacactttgtagaaaccatgtggatattaatccacattacattctatctctaaatcatataacggtcgtaaggtacgccggggataacaggtcagataatattgggagttctaatcctcggattgtatcagcacctccatgtcggctcattactcccttgttattgaacaagattcagttaggaacgctagttcaccgtcagatgtaatacgtgagctgggttaagaacgtctggagacagtttgttccctatctaccatattatctaattggtttaattttcttacaaacggcttttggtttgattgaattatcgcacccagataactccataccagtgaaccggtttgtaactccgcttcatatcgtacctgaatggtactttttagcatattatgcggtgttaaaagtaatcccatccaaaaccggtggtttgttagtatttatgttatcaacatgtcaatgaaatatcaacaacgatgaaacttatttggttaacataacaacatagaaggtaaagctggattacgttcaaactttacactggatacgtttcaatgttaacttactaaataccatgggagcgaagaatctaatatgtaactccgttcatggaaatcaaaagagctttcactgattgtatttgaaacgtgattagttcacctagccaacacgatccggttgtttgggaataatatccctatttaagggattgatatgtgctacaataacacagtcggtacgaagtcgaaacaaggtagttgatggtgaaccagtggctgaacaaacctttttattgattatgctgactttagtcccgagaaaaactacagttctgcttaaactgaggagtcaagtaggtacaaaccgtacaaggattaattatgtccatctgtgcatctaagttgagactatcggttatatattttagacgctaacttcccggctaaactttgacttattaaaccagcctgggatcataaaagtactatgtatggtaagattgagcgtgaacattggatgtcaccatggttatagttacggtacatatataaaatctacagtacgatttgagatttgttacgtgacgagcggtgtgtttaagactagtttacatgcgctcattttaatatgtagttatttaacgaagttctattgtgctagcatggtttcgagaacacaccaaatttccatgagtctattccgggcacacctcgtcttttatcggtgtgctctcaatctaaattcatcttataactttggtttcttagttgcaattacctttgtactccaaataattacaggtatcactttagcgttccgatatac
The DNA window shown above is from Besnoitia besnoiti strain Bb-Ger1 chromosome Unknown contig00177, whole genome shotgun sequence and carries:
- a CDS encoding cytochrome b6 subfamily protein (encoded by transcript BESB_032460), with amino-acid sequence FVPYLPYYLIGLIFLQTAFGLIELSHPDNSIPVNRFVTPLHIVPEWYFLAYYAVLKVIPSKTGGLLVFMLSTCQ